From Pelotomaculum schinkii, the proteins below share one genomic window:
- a CDS encoding NADH-quinone oxidoreductase subunit C, with protein sequence MVTREELSLKLIERLGKVKLTTSGSGKQLFVVVAEKDLSTSVDYVFNQLGARLITTVGTDRTPVTGKYEVSYIFSFDRDNLLLVIKVEVDPANPVIESVTPIIPGADWAEREVRDLIGVQPENHPDPRRLVLSDDWPEEVYPMRQDFPFDYQPPKVENARPQLKEKPENTSVMTVGPFFPTLEEPAYFRLFVEGERIVGSDYRGFYSHRGIEKLADKVLDYNRVPFLAERICGICGFVHSCCYCQAVEAAAEIEAPARAKYIRTIMLELERIHSHLLWLGLAGHIIGFDTVLMQSWRIRERLMWLTEQITGNRKTYGMNLVGGVRRDITVDLQQKIKEVLAKIEAESRQVVDAISGDTTLLMRLQNVGCLSAEDARLICVVGPTARASGVDIDSRRDHPYAAYPDLQLTVPVYKNGDSWDRTLVRLDELFVSIDLVRQALEKMPDGPIMAEDPVVPPGREGVSVVEAPRGECCHYVITGTDRPERWRVRASTYPQLQAVPVMFNNQTVADAPIIIGSIDPCFSCTERLETVDVKSRRLKVYTKAELMEACQSGRLDGDSRA encoded by the coding sequence ATGGTGACACGTGAAGAGTTAAGCTTAAAGCTGATAGAACGCCTGGGTAAAGTAAAACTGACAACCTCCGGGTCCGGTAAACAGCTGTTTGTTGTTGTCGCAGAGAAAGATCTGTCCACTTCAGTTGACTATGTGTTCAACCAGCTGGGTGCACGTCTGATCACCACTGTTGGAACCGACCGGACCCCGGTAACCGGTAAATATGAGGTATCTTATATCTTTTCTTTTGACCGTGATAATTTGCTGCTGGTGATCAAGGTGGAAGTAGACCCGGCCAATCCGGTTATTGAGTCGGTTACCCCCATTATACCCGGGGCCGATTGGGCGGAGCGGGAGGTCCGGGACTTAATCGGTGTGCAGCCTGAAAACCATCCCGACCCGCGGCGGCTGGTCCTCTCCGATGACTGGCCGGAAGAAGTTTACCCGATGAGGCAGGATTTTCCGTTTGATTACCAACCGCCAAAGGTGGAAAACGCACGGCCGCAGTTAAAAGAAAAGCCGGAAAATACCTCTGTGATGACCGTGGGACCATTTTTCCCCACCCTGGAGGAGCCCGCTTATTTTCGATTATTCGTAGAAGGAGAGCGGATTGTAGGCAGCGACTACCGGGGGTTCTACAGCCACCGCGGGATCGAAAAGCTGGCTGACAAAGTGCTTGACTACAACCGGGTTCCCTTCCTCGCCGAACGTATTTGCGGCATCTGCGGCTTTGTCCATTCCTGCTGTTACTGCCAGGCCGTGGAGGCTGCGGCGGAAATTGAGGCGCCGGCCCGGGCTAAATACATCCGCACCATTATGCTGGAGCTGGAGCGTATTCACAGCCACCTCTTGTGGTTGGGCCTGGCAGGGCATATTATCGGTTTTGACACGGTTCTGATGCAGTCGTGGCGTATCCGGGAACGGTTAATGTGGCTGACGGAACAAATTACAGGCAACCGTAAAACGTACGGTATGAACCTGGTGGGTGGCGTACGGAGGGATATCACCGTCGATCTGCAGCAAAAAATCAAAGAGGTGCTGGCTAAAATCGAGGCCGAGAGCCGTCAGGTGGTGGATGCCATTTCCGGTGATACCACCCTGTTGATGCGCTTGCAGAATGTTGGATGCCTGTCAGCTGAGGACGCCCGTTTAATATGCGTGGTAGGTCCCACTGCCCGTGCTTCAGGGGTTGATATAGACAGCCGCCGGGACCACCCTTATGCCGCCTATCCGGATCTGCAGTTGACCGTACCGGTATACAAAAACGGGGACTCCTGGGATCGGACGCTGGTACGGCTGGACGAGCTGTTCGTCTCTATTGACCTGGTGCGGCAGGCGCTTGAAAAAATGCCCGACGGGCCAATCATGGCCGAGGATCCGGTGGTGCCGCCTGGTCGGGAAGGAGTGTCCGTGGTTGAGGCCCCCCGGGGTGAGTGCTGTCATTATGTCATAACCGGAACGGACCGGCCGGAACGGTGGCGGGTACGTGCTTCAACCTACCCGCAGCTGCAGGCGGTGCCGGTCATGTTTAACAACCAGACGGTGGCTGACGCCCCGATCATTATCGGCAGCATCGACCCGTGCTTCTCCTGCACCGAACGGTTGGAGACAGTAGACGTAAAATCACGCCGGTTAAAAGTATACACCAAGGCGGAGCTTATGGAAGCCTGCCAATCTGGACGCCTGGATGGTGACAGCCGTGCTTAA
- a CDS encoding DVU_1555 family C-GCAxxG-C-C protein: protein MDDTAFKMFKLFNGGYCCTQIMVKMALDEEEKENEDLLRALNGFCIGIGSTPKICGVLTAGIAILGLYAGKGNSIEYPKQGYSSMVDEYTEWFESEFGGTECRDLIGVVSVTDWNTNQEYVLKCGNILIKSYEKVQEILGNHGFEFGSRE from the coding sequence ATGGATGATACGGCTTTTAAAATGTTTAAGCTATTCAATGGAGGTTATTGCTGTACTCAAATTATGGTGAAAATGGCACTGGATGAAGAAGAAAAAGAGAATGAAGATTTATTAAGAGCTTTAAATGGTTTCTGCATAGGTATTGGCAGTACTCCGAAGATATGTGGAGTGCTGACAGCGGGAATTGCGATCCTGGGTCTTTATGCAGGAAAAGGGAATAGCATTGAATATCCAAAACAAGGGTACTCCAGTATGGTTGATGAATATACAGAATGGTTTGAATCAGAGTTTGGAGGTACGGAATGCAGGGATCTTATAGGTGTAGTCAGTGTAACAGATTGGAATACCAATCAAGAATATGTATTAAAATGTGGTAATATACTGATAAAAAGTTATGAAAAGGTACAAGAAATACTTGGCAATCATGGTTTTGAATTCGGAAGCAGGGAATAA
- a CDS encoding NADH-quinone oxidoreductase subunit K — translation MSEHYSVIVGLSLALVVTSLLVVEVRHLKYAALAYFVQGLLLVAILVGYATLLPNHALYLWSVTVLISKAGIIPLLLWHYLKRMAPMETPNALGFGISLVIGVAVLAGFYWLVDGHMTWLAPVPQLAGEPYGTNLSVAFTILAFGLYALLSRRDTLKAVMGVCLIENAVHLSLVSLAPGLPETAMIGVVTDVVLSVWILLIIIKGMYEQVGSSDIREMAKLWG, via the coding sequence ATGTCTGAACATTACTCTGTAATCGTGGGCTTAAGCCTGGCCCTCGTGGTAACCTCACTGTTGGTGGTAGAAGTAAGGCACTTAAAATATGCGGCTTTGGCTTACTTTGTCCAGGGACTGCTCTTGGTGGCGATACTTGTTGGTTACGCTACGCTCTTGCCGAACCATGCCCTTTATTTATGGAGCGTCACCGTTCTGATCAGTAAGGCCGGCATTATTCCACTGCTTTTATGGCATTACCTGAAACGCATGGCGCCAATGGAAACACCTAACGCGCTGGGTTTTGGCATATCTCTGGTGATCGGGGTGGCTGTACTGGCGGGATTCTACTGGTTGGTTGACGGCCACATGACCTGGCTGGCGCCGGTACCGCAGCTGGCGGGGGAACCCTACGGAACCAACCTGAGCGTTGCTTTTACCATTTTGGCCTTCGGTCTTTACGCCCTGCTGTCCCGTCGTGATACCTTGAAGGCGGTAATGGGGGTCTGCCTGATTGAAAACGCCGTCCACTTAAGCCTGGTCAGCCTCGCCCCGGGGTTGCCGGAAACAGCCATGATCGGGGTGGTTACCGACGTCGTGCTGTCTGTCTGGATCCTCCTGATAATTATTAAAGGGATGTATGAACAGGTGGGCTCGTCGGATATTCGTGAAATGGCAAAACTATGGGGCTAG
- a CDS encoding complex I subunit 5 family protein produces the protein MESNSILLWLIIIIPALAAGLEALMGRKRPQSAGLAAIVGAAITLGLVLVLVWQVVQGEKLMAWSGQLYADGLSALVVLVISIVGLAATVFSYRALRGAVAAGKTAVGRLPLYFSLDALFMCTMLWASLTNNLIMLYVVVEATTLASALLVTFYWKRESLEAGFKYLLLCTVGITFALLGCVLIYAAASPYLGGHQAMLITALAPVVDKFPRELTLLALAFLVVGFGTKAGLVPFHSWLPDAYSQAPSAFAAFLSVGIKVAAYALARVLTIFYPEYSGIGLLVVALGMVTMLSGIVFAFAQDDLKRMLAFSSVSQIGYVMMGLGLGSSLGYFGALYHFLNHALLKSMLFLCVGALVYTSGTTLISELKGQKGKSALTAICFFIGALGIGGMPPLNGFWSKFTIFLAAAQSGMWWATGVAVFTSLLTLTCLVRAAYKVFLEREDEHEEPAAACENTQNQPAVALPWSMLGMMAALAALSVLIGLSPNLVNQLIAPAVQSIMYIAVGG, from the coding sequence ATGGAGAGCAATTCGATTTTGCTCTGGCTTATCATTATAATACCAGCTCTGGCCGCAGGTTTGGAGGCTCTAATGGGGCGCAAAAGGCCGCAGTCAGCCGGCCTGGCTGCCATTGTGGGCGCCGCCATCACCCTGGGACTGGTCCTGGTTCTGGTGTGGCAGGTTGTCCAGGGGGAAAAATTGATGGCCTGGAGCGGGCAGCTCTATGCGGACGGGCTTAGTGCCCTGGTGGTCCTGGTGATCAGCATCGTGGGGCTTGCCGCCACTGTCTTTAGCTACCGGGCCTTGCGGGGCGCTGTTGCCGCCGGAAAAACCGCGGTGGGGCGTTTGCCGCTCTACTTCAGCCTGGACGCCCTGTTTATGTGCACCATGCTCTGGGCGTCGCTGACGAACAACCTGATCATGCTGTACGTGGTGGTGGAAGCCACTACGCTGGCTTCAGCCTTGCTGGTGACCTTTTACTGGAAGCGCGAGTCTTTAGAGGCTGGGTTTAAATACCTGCTGCTCTGCACCGTAGGCATCACCTTTGCCTTGCTTGGCTGCGTTTTGATTTACGCCGCGGCTTCCCCGTACCTGGGGGGGCATCAGGCTATGCTCATTACGGCCCTGGCCCCGGTGGTGGATAAATTTCCCAGAGAACTGACCCTCCTGGCGTTGGCTTTTCTCGTGGTGGGCTTCGGCACCAAGGCAGGCCTGGTTCCGTTTCACTCCTGGCTTCCCGATGCCTACTCCCAGGCGCCCAGCGCTTTTGCCGCGTTTTTGTCGGTCGGCATCAAGGTGGCGGCCTATGCCCTGGCCAGGGTCCTGACCATCTTTTACCCGGAATACAGCGGCATTGGGCTCCTGGTGGTGGCGCTGGGCATGGTGACCATGCTGTCCGGGATTGTGTTCGCTTTTGCCCAGGACGATTTGAAACGGATGCTGGCCTTCAGCAGCGTGAGCCAGATTGGTTACGTGATGATGGGCCTGGGGTTGGGATCGTCACTTGGGTATTTCGGGGCCTTATACCATTTTTTAAACCATGCCCTATTAAAATCGATGCTCTTTCTCTGTGTCGGGGCGCTGGTCTATACCTCCGGGACGACTCTGATATCCGAGCTTAAGGGGCAAAAGGGCAAGAGCGCCTTAACGGCAATCTGTTTCTTTATTGGAGCTCTGGGCATCGGCGGCATGCCCCCGTTGAACGGCTTTTGGAGCAAGTTTACCATCTTTTTAGCCGCCGCCCAGTCTGGTATGTGGTGGGCTACCGGCGTGGCGGTTTTCACCAGCTTGCTTACGCTCACCTGCCTGGTTCGTGCTGCCTACAAGGTATTCCTGGAGCGTGAGGATGAGCATGAGGAACCGGCTGCAGCTTGCGAGAACACCCAAAATCAACCGGCAGTTGCACTGCCCTGGTCGATGCTGGGGATGATGGCGGCGCTGGCGGCTTTGAGTGTACTCATCGGTTTGTCCCCGAATCTGGTCAACCAGTTAATTGCACCGGCGGTGCAGTCCATTATGTACATCGCGGTAGGAGGTTAA
- the trsS gene encoding radical SAM (seleno)protein TrsS, translating into MNKFTSVIHITESLCPVCLKRIPARHVLVDEDIYMQKTCEKHGDFSTIIWRGQSEPYYTSWKKNKWPVHLQRCLTEVEKGCPFDCGLCAEHRQQTCCALLEVTQRCNLNCNFCFASSGGNIADPSFDKIREWLKILVEAGKPFIHISGGEPTVRNDLPEIIRMINEMGFPYIQLNTNGLRLSREPEYVKILKQAGLSSVFMQFDGTKDEIHQQLRGRNLLAEKENAIKNCGDNNLGIVLVPTIVPGVNMDNIGEIIRFGLSKVPDVRGIHFQPVSYFGRYPSPPLDNQRITLPEVLREIENQTGGKFQVDHFAPSGCDHARCGFHGDFVVMPDGSIKQLTIKNEEGCCCNKKTDSSGVEKNRNFVARRWVRESSQNNQRLNKLDYELDELDIFIARVKSHGFTITGMTFQDCWNVDLERLHECSLHVLSPEGKIIPFCAYNISSIEGKSLYRKNVLAPPFK; encoded by the coding sequence ATGAATAAATTTACGAGTGTGATCCATATAACTGAAAGTTTATGTCCAGTATGTTTGAAAAGAATTCCCGCAAGACATGTTTTGGTAGACGAAGATATTTACATGCAGAAAACATGCGAAAAGCATGGAGATTTTTCTACAATCATCTGGCGAGGACAAAGTGAACCATATTATACTTCATGGAAAAAGAATAAATGGCCGGTACACCTTCAAAGGTGTCTGACTGAGGTAGAAAAGGGATGCCCTTTTGATTGTGGTTTATGTGCTGAACATAGACAGCAAACGTGTTGCGCGTTGCTGGAGGTAACCCAGCGTTGTAATTTGAATTGCAACTTTTGCTTTGCCAGCAGTGGAGGAAATATTGCAGATCCATCCTTTGATAAGATCAGGGAGTGGCTTAAAATCCTTGTCGAAGCTGGAAAACCTTTTATTCATATTTCAGGGGGAGAACCGACAGTAAGAAATGATTTACCTGAAATAATTAGAATGATAAATGAGATGGGCTTTCCATACATACAATTAAATACAAACGGACTTCGTTTATCACGAGAACCGGAATATGTAAAAATACTGAAGCAAGCTGGCTTATCTTCAGTATTTATGCAGTTTGACGGAACAAAAGATGAGATACATCAACAGCTTCGGGGACGAAATCTTCTTGCTGAAAAAGAAAATGCTATAAAAAACTGTGGTGACAATAATCTTGGCATTGTGCTGGTACCTACAATAGTTCCAGGAGTTAATATGGACAATATTGGAGAGATAATACGTTTTGGATTGTCAAAAGTTCCTGATGTTAGAGGAATCCATTTTCAACCTGTAAGTTATTTCGGCAGATATCCATCCCCCCCTCTAGACAATCAACGTATAACTTTGCCCGAGGTATTAAGGGAAATTGAAAATCAGACAGGAGGTAAATTCCAGGTTGACCATTTTGCGCCATCGGGTTGTGACCACGCACGCTGTGGTTTTCATGGGGATTTTGTAGTAATGCCTGATGGAAGTATTAAACAGTTAACAATAAAAAATGAGGAAGGATGCTGTTGCAACAAAAAAACCGATTCTTCCGGGGTTGAAAAAAACAGGAATTTTGTTGCACGAAGATGGGTAAGAGAAAGTTCTCAAAATAATCAAAGGTTGAATAAACTTGACTATGAACTGGATGAATTGGATATCTTTATTGCCCGAGTTAAATCTCATGGCTTTACCATCACTGGAATGACTTTTCAGGATTGCTGGAACGTTGATCTTGAGAGGCTGCATGAGTGCAGTTTACATGTATTAAGTCCTGAGGGTAAGATTATTCCGTTTTGTGCATACAATATCAGCAGTATAGAGGGCAAATCACTTTACAGAAAAAATGTTCTGGCCCCCCCGTTCAAGTAA
- a CDS encoding NADH-quinone oxidoreductase subunit B family protein, with the protein MLERIQSLFAKSFKKSLWVYHANAGACNGCDIEEINVFTPYYDAERFGLKLVASPRHADILLVSGPVTRQVEPRLRRLYEAVPDPKLVIACGSCAIGGGIWFDSYNVVGGVDKVFPVDYFIPGCPPRPEAIIYGVALALGLVDKKVEPYFYQEGETGHAENLE; encoded by the coding sequence ATGCTTGAACGTATTCAATCTTTGTTTGCCAAATCCTTCAAAAAGTCCCTCTGGGTCTATCATGCCAACGCAGGCGCCTGCAATGGCTGTGATATTGAGGAAATCAACGTCTTTACCCCGTACTATGACGCTGAGCGGTTTGGCTTGAAGCTGGTCGCCTCGCCGCGCCACGCCGATATCCTGCTGGTTTCCGGTCCGGTCACCCGGCAGGTGGAGCCGCGCCTCAGGCGGTTGTACGAAGCCGTGCCGGACCCCAAGCTGGTGATTGCCTGCGGCTCGTGCGCCATCGGCGGCGGCATCTGGTTTGACAGCTATAACGTGGTCGGGGGCGTGGACAAGGTCTTCCCGGTGGACTACTTTATTCCCGGCTGCCCGCCCCGGCCGGAGGCGATCATTTACGGCGTCGCCCTGGCTTTAGGCCTGGTGGATAAAAAAGTGGAGCCCTATTTCTACCAGGAGGGGGAAACAGGGCATGCTGAAAACCTTGAGTGA
- a CDS encoding hydrogenase 3 maturation endopeptidase HyCI: protein MLKTLSERLKGRVFLVGIGNTLRSDDAAGPELIERLGGKVEADLLDAGEVPESYLGRITGRHPDTIVLIDAAELKAAPGTAAIIEIEDIKGKSLSSHQLGLDLFMRFLQAETGADVFLLGIQPRSTGFGEILSTEVFETIGYLEELFQKVLPAQGVVTN from the coding sequence ATGCTGAAAACCTTGAGTGAGCGGCTCAAAGGGCGGGTGTTTCTGGTGGGCATCGGCAACACCCTCCGGAGCGACGATGCCGCCGGCCCGGAATTGATTGAACGGCTGGGAGGAAAAGTGGAAGCGGACCTCCTGGACGCCGGGGAGGTCCCCGAAAGCTACCTTGGCCGGATTACCGGCCGGCATCCCGATACGATTGTGTTGATTGACGCGGCTGAACTTAAGGCTGCGCCGGGGACGGCGGCAATTATTGAAATTGAAGATATAAAGGGTAAGAGTTTAAGCTCGCACCAGCTGGGTTTGGATTTATTTATGCGCTTCCTGCAGGCTGAAACCGGCGCAGACGTTTTTCTCTTGGGCATTCAGCCCAGGTCCACCGGCTTTGGTGAAATATTAAGTACGGAGGTTTTTGAAACTATTGGATATCTGGAAGAGTTGTTTCAGAAGGTTTTGCCCGCCCAAGGTGTAGTGACAAATTGA
- a CDS encoding respiratory chain complex I subunit 1 family protein produces MLKIIFIALFNLAAALALAPLLDGFMRRIKAVVHSRQGPPLLQTYYDLFKLFSKEDREVTSDLVFRLTPVVCLGAVLLAALFTPMGGPAPLGFGGDLILLVYLLSIPGIAIMLGAMSSGSPYAMLGASREMMLVLTVEPVLFITLFTAGIKANSLVLADITGWSVSHGWSISLVIAGLALLLALQSELAKLPFDLAEAETEIMEGPFVEYSGPKLALFKWAIYAKVVIYVSLFLEVFLPGPKTGILVADLLINLVKVFIVVGLVELIELVNPRLKIDQAINYFKGVAVLALIGLAFALMGM; encoded by the coding sequence GTGCTTAAGATAATTTTCATTGCGCTCTTTAACCTTGCAGCAGCACTGGCGCTGGCCCCGCTTTTGGACGGTTTTATGCGCCGGATCAAGGCGGTGGTGCATTCCAGACAGGGTCCGCCCTTACTACAGACTTATTACGATCTGTTCAAACTTTTCAGCAAGGAAGACCGGGAGGTAACGAGCGATCTGGTTTTCCGGCTGACGCCGGTCGTCTGTCTGGGCGCGGTGCTGCTCGCGGCCCTGTTTACTCCCATGGGCGGCCCGGCTCCCCTGGGGTTTGGCGGGGACCTGATTTTACTGGTCTACCTTTTGAGTATCCCCGGTATCGCGATCATGCTGGGGGCCATGTCGAGCGGCAGCCCGTACGCCATGCTGGGCGCCAGCCGTGAGATGATGCTGGTTTTAACGGTGGAGCCGGTACTCTTCATCACCCTTTTCACCGCCGGAATCAAGGCCAACTCCCTGGTCCTTGCAGATATTACCGGCTGGTCGGTGTCCCACGGCTGGAGTATTTCACTGGTAATAGCCGGTCTGGCTTTACTCCTGGCCCTGCAGTCGGAACTGGCCAAGCTTCCCTTTGACCTGGCCGAGGCGGAAACGGAAATCATGGAGGGACCCTTTGTGGAATACAGCGGCCCGAAGCTGGCCCTCTTCAAATGGGCTATCTACGCCAAGGTGGTCATCTATGTATCGCTGTTTCTCGAAGTATTTCTGCCAGGACCCAAAACCGGCATCCTGGTAGCGGACCTTTTGATAAACCTGGTCAAAGTTTTCATCGTTGTGGGGCTGGTGGAATTAATCGAGCTGGTTAACCCGCGCCTTAAGATTGACCAGGCGATCAACTATTTCAAGGGTGTGGCGGTCCTGGCTCTTATCGGACTAGCCTTTGCCCTTATGGGCATGTGA
- a CDS encoding 4Fe-4S dicluster domain-containing protein has protein sequence MFISKLKEALICLRAGRVTMPYPFVPLETKDGFRGQPEVDGTRCLGCGTCAGVCPPRSITLVDDGASRVFKLDYSRCTYCARCADVCPEGAIRLNNRFELATGKKEDLSVTVSLKMAKCSSCGRFFTPERLLKKTVEKLTGDEFGQQAQEWLFWCPECRKTRLAKSLLGMEGTEHV, from the coding sequence TTGTTTATCAGTAAGTTGAAGGAGGCCCTGATTTGCCTTAGGGCGGGCCGGGTGACCATGCCTTACCCCTTTGTCCCGCTGGAAACGAAGGACGGTTTTCGCGGCCAGCCTGAAGTGGACGGCACGAGGTGTCTTGGCTGCGGGACATGTGCCGGCGTTTGCCCACCTCGCTCAATAACTCTGGTTGATGACGGAGCTTCCCGTGTGTTTAAGCTTGATTACAGCCGCTGCACTTACTGCGCCCGCTGCGCGGATGTTTGCCCGGAAGGGGCCATTCGCTTAAATAACAGGTTTGAACTGGCTACCGGTAAAAAGGAGGATTTATCCGTGACGGTAAGTTTGAAAATGGCCAAATGCTCCTCGTGCGGCCGGTTCTTTACCCCTGAGCGGCTGTTGAAGAAAACGGTGGAAAAATTAACCGGCGATGAGTTTGGTCAACAGGCGCAGGAGTGGCTGTTCTGGTGCCCTGAATGCCGGAAAACCAGGCTGGCCAAATCCCTGTTGGGAATGGAGGGAACAGAGCATGTCTGA
- a CDS encoding IS110 family transposase, with translation MGRTLFVGIDIGADTNVVRILDDTGKDVCGFSVSNDLPGTERFVEKVVDAADNLPAEKVKIGMEATNLYWWHLSQALHDDPQLTALETEIAVINPKVIDGFKSIYTDMPKTDALDARVIADCLRFGRVRPTPPPDMRYAPLQRLTRFRYHMVNNLTREKNRVLNLIFLKFSTYKKDCPFSNLFGQASSAVIGNLTPDQIAAMPVEELVDMMLQHGNQRLKDVPEMAKTIKRAARNSYRLNPKMQESVDITLAMSLETIRFFESQQKKIDQAITKEIKAIPHTLETIPGIGPVYAAGIVAEIGDISRFDNHNALAKFAGLTWRQNQSSKFNAQDIPLTRSGNYYLRYYFVEAANSVRVWEPEYAEFYRRKFTEARHHNHKRAVVLTARKLVRMVFTLLSDGQIYQQRRLS, from the coding sequence ATGGGCCGTACTCTTTTTGTCGGCATTGATATAGGGGCCGACACCAATGTAGTTAGAATCCTTGATGACACCGGCAAAGATGTCTGCGGATTCTCTGTCTCCAACGACCTCCCTGGAACGGAAAGATTTGTTGAAAAAGTGGTTGATGCAGCTGATAACTTACCCGCCGAAAAGGTCAAGATTGGCATGGAGGCCACCAACCTTTACTGGTGGCATCTGTCCCAGGCCCTTCATGATGACCCTCAGTTAACAGCTCTGGAAACTGAAATCGCTGTGATTAATCCTAAGGTCATTGATGGGTTTAAGAGTATCTACACAGATATGCCCAAGACAGATGCCCTAGACGCCAGGGTTATTGCTGATTGCTTGCGGTTTGGACGAGTCCGTCCAACACCACCTCCCGACATGAGGTATGCACCTTTGCAACGGCTAACCCGGTTTCGCTATCACATGGTGAATAACCTGACCAGGGAAAAAAACAGGGTCTTGAACCTGATTTTTCTTAAGTTCTCCACATATAAGAAGGACTGTCCTTTCTCGAACCTGTTTGGTCAGGCTTCTTCAGCGGTGATTGGAAACTTAACACCTGACCAGATCGCTGCGATGCCTGTGGAAGAACTGGTAGATATGATGCTGCAACACGGAAACCAGCGGTTAAAGGATGTTCCTGAAATGGCCAAGACTATCAAAAGAGCAGCCCGCAACTCCTACCGTTTAAACCCGAAAATGCAAGAGTCTGTGGACATTACTCTGGCCATGTCCCTTGAGACCATTCGGTTTTTTGAGAGCCAACAAAAGAAAATCGACCAGGCCATCACCAAAGAAATAAAGGCCATTCCACACACATTGGAAACCATTCCGGGCATCGGACCGGTTTACGCAGCCGGCATAGTTGCTGAAATCGGTGACATATCAAGGTTTGACAATCATAATGCTCTTGCCAAATTTGCGGGCTTAACCTGGCGTCAGAATCAGTCAAGTAAGTTCAACGCACAGGATATTCCCCTGACCAGGTCCGGTAACTATTACCTACGGTACTACTTTGTTGAAGCGGCCAACTCCGTCCGGGTGTGGGAACCGGAGTATGCTGAGTTCTACCGTAGAAAATTTACCGAGGCCAGGCACCATAACCATAAACGTGCTGTAGTCCTTACGGCCCGCAAACTCGTTCGCATGGTCTTCACGCTGCTGAGTGATGGCCAAATCTACCAGCAAAGGAGGCTTTCTTAA
- a CDS encoding DVU_1557 family redox protein, whose translation MKEENEHNMPWICGKCEKKLVLRKVKVSYLGGNFEVDLMKCPQCNNVFIGEDLALGKMLEVEKGLEDK comes from the coding sequence ATGAAAGAGGAAAATGAACATAACATGCCGTGGATATGTGGTAAATGCGAGAAAAAATTGGTACTTCGAAAGGTAAAGGTATCCTACCTGGGAGGAAATTTTGAAGTGGATCTGATGAAGTGCCCTCAGTGTAATAATGTATTTATCGGAGAGGATCTGGCCCTGGGTAAGATGTTGGAGGTCGAAAAAGGACTGGAGGATAAATAA